In the Xylanivirga thermophila genome, GGATTATAAAAACAAACCATTTCCAATACCCTGATTTATTATTATCCGTTCAAGTTCCTGCCTATCTACACAGTTTTCAAAGGCATCCTCCCTAGTAATCTTACCTGAAACATATAACTTTCCAAGGGACTGATCCATGGTCTGCATGCCCATGGCACCATTTGTCTGTATGACAGTATACAATTGATGTTCCTTATTATCACGTATAAGATTGCGCACTGGAGGACAGCCTAGCATAAGCTCAACAGCAAGCACTCTACCCTTACCTGAAGCATGGGGAATGAGTTTTTGAGATATGACCGCCTGTAGGGAATTTGCAAGCTGCTGCCTTACCTGCTCCCGTTCATCATGGCTAAATATATCCACTATCCTGCTTATGGTGAGGGGGGCTGTCTGGGTATGCAGAGTAGATAATACCAAATGCCCTGTCTCCGCCGCTGTAAGGGCAACGGATACGCTTGATAAATCCCTCATCTCCCCAATCAGTATAACATCCGGATCATGCCGTAATACATGTCTTAACGCCTCTGAAAACGAATGGGTATCCACTCCCACCTCCCTTTGGCGGACTATGGACTTTTTATGCCTATGTAAAAACTCTATAGGATCCTCTATGGTAACTATATTAAGACTCCTACTATTATTCATAAGTTCTATCATAGAAGCAAGGGTAGTGGATTTACCACTACCTGTAGGACCTGTAACTAGTACTAAGCCACTTTTTAAAGTACATAATCTTTCAACTGCCTGCGGCAAACCCAATTTTTTTATATCCGGTACATCATAGGGCACCACTCTAAATACTGCCGCTAGGCTCCCACGTTGATACATAATATTACCTCTAAACCTGGCAAGGGAAGGAATAGAATATGAAAAATCCAGCTCAAGATCATGCTTTAATTGGTATATCTGCTCATCTGTAAGTATGGAAAAGAGCATCTCCTCCAGGCTTTCAGGTGTTAGTAAAGGATAGTCCTGTGGAATAAGGAGCCCATCTATACGTATATATGGTGATGCCCCTGCTACCAGATGCAGATCTGACGCCTTCTTATTTACAGTCAACTCTAAAAGCTCATTTATATCCATATTTAATTTTCCCCCTCAGTGGGAATCTCGCTTGGCTGTTCACGAGAAACTATATTTTCTGGTATGTCCAGTTTGCTTATAAGTTCCTTCACCTTTTCTATGGATTCCAAGGTACCTTGAACCCATATACTATTTAGATTTCCCTCTACTACTATGACCTCTACAGGTAGAGACAATTGCCGTATCTTTTCATTTAATGCATCTGAAGATATGTATCTTAAATCAAACTTTGTAATTTGCATATCCAAAAAGAAATCCTTCTT is a window encoding:
- a CDS encoding type IV pilus twitching motility protein PilT; the encoded protein is MDINELLELTVNKKASDLHLVAGASPYIRIDGLLIPQDYPLLTPESLEEMLFSILTDEQIYQLKHDLELDFSYSIPSLARFRGNIMYQRGSLAAVFRVVPYDVPDIKKLGLPQAVERLCTLKSGLVLVTGPTGSGKSTTLASMIELMNNSRSLNIVTIEDPIEFLHRHKKSIVRQREVGVDTHSFSEALRHVLRHDPDVILIGEMRDLSSVSVALTAAETGHLVLSTLHTQTAPLTISRIVDIFSHDEREQVRQQLANSLQAVISQKLIPHASGKGRVLAVELMLGCPPVRNLIRDNKEHQLYTVIQTNGAMGMQTMDQSLGKLYVSGKITREDAFENCVDRQELERIIINQGIGNGLFL